In Tamandua tetradactyla isolate mTamTet1 chromosome 7, mTamTet1.pri, whole genome shotgun sequence, the following are encoded in one genomic region:
- the LOC143690480 gene encoding clathrin coat assembly protein AP180-like, whose product MAPSPSPVTPAQNNLLQPNFEAAFGTTPSTSSGSSFDPPVFYGLGDLLMPTMAPAGQPASMSVVPPSPAMAASKALGSDLDSSLASLVGNLGISGTTSKKGDLHWNAGEKKLTGGANWQPKVAPATWSTGVPASAPLKDWTIFYCVSELFF is encoded by the exons ATGGCCCCTTCTCCATCACCAGTGACTCCAGCTCAGAATAACCTGCTACAACCCAATTTTGAGGCAGCTTTTGGAACCACGCCTTCAACTTCTAGTGGCAGCTCATTTGATCCACCTGTGTTTTATGGTCTAGGGGATCTCCTCATGCCGACCATGGCACCAGCTGGACAGCCTGCTTCCATGTCTGTCGTACCACCCAGTCCCGCGATGGCCGCAAGCAAAGCCCTCGGGAGTGATCTTGATTCATCTCTTGCCAGCTTAGTAGGCAATCTTGGAATTTCTGGTACCACCTCAAAAAAGGGAGATCTTCATTGGAATGCTGGAGAGAAAAAGTTGACTGGTGGAGCCAACTGGCAGCCCAAAGTAGCTCCTGCAACATGGTCAACAGGTGTTCCAGCAAGTGCTCCATTG AAAGATTGGACAATTTTCTATTGTGTAAgtgaacttttcttttaa